A window of the Janthinobacterium agaricidamnosum NBRC 102515 = DSM 9628 genome harbors these coding sequences:
- a CDS encoding M3 family metallopeptidase produces the protein MTTQNPLLDFSGLPRFDAIKPEHVTPAIDTLLEQARATVARLVSPAEQVTWDNFVAPQDDVSETLGRAWSIVNHLNGVVDTPELRAAYNENQPKVTEFWTELGQNEVLFDKFKTLQASPEFATLGATRQRIVEQAIRGFRLSGAELPADKKERFAEIQEEHAATSTRFSENTLDATNDYTLLVTDEADLAGLPDDVRHAARAAAEKDGKQGYQFSLHFPSYYPILQFADQRSLRETIYRANATKASDMGVDFSEKDKWDNGANISTLLRLRDEEARMLGYKNFAEVSLVPKMAQSPEQVIAFLEDLATRARPYAEQDLTELRAFASEELGLAELAAWDMPYASEKLQERRYAFSAQEVKQYFPEHKVIAGLFRVVQSLFSVSIVADQASTWHPSVRFYRIERDGELVGQFYLDLYARAGKAGGAWMDDARGRRRMPDGKLQTPVAYLTCNFTEPAVIDGALQPSLFTHDEVITLFHEFGHGLHHMLTQIDEISVSGILGVEWDAVELPSQFMENFCWEWEVLEHMTAHVKTGEPLPRALYDKMLAAKNFQSGLQTLRHVEFSLHDMHLHYDYDPNSGKTVQEVIDDVRRKFSVMIPPAYNRFQNAFGHIFAGGYAAGYYSYKWAEVLSADAYSAFEEAAALGGGVMSAETGKRFQQEILAVGGSRPALESFTAFRGREPSIDALLRHSGMAA, from the coding sequence ATGACTACTCAAAACCCTTTGCTGGATTTCTCGGGCTTGCCGCGTTTCGATGCCATCAAGCCGGAACACGTCACCCCGGCCATCGACACCTTGCTGGAACAGGCGCGGGCCACCGTGGCGCGGCTGGTCAGCCCCGCCGAGCAAGTCACCTGGGACAATTTTGTTGCGCCGCAAGATGACGTTTCAGAAACTCTGGGCCGGGCCTGGAGTATCGTCAACCATTTGAATGGCGTGGTCGATACGCCTGAATTGCGCGCCGCCTACAATGAAAACCAGCCCAAGGTCACCGAATTCTGGACCGAGCTGGGCCAGAACGAAGTATTGTTCGACAAATTCAAGACGCTGCAAGCGAGCCCGGAATTCGCCACCCTGGGCGCCACCCGCCAGCGCATCGTCGAACAGGCGATCCGCGGCTTCCGCCTGAGCGGCGCCGAATTACCAGCGGACAAGAAAGAACGCTTTGCCGAGATCCAGGAAGAACACGCGGCCACCTCGACCCGTTTTTCCGAAAACACGCTAGACGCCACCAACGACTATACATTGCTGGTGACCGACGAAGCCGACCTGGCCGGCTTGCCGGACGACGTCAGGCACGCGGCCCGGGCCGCCGCCGAAAAAGACGGCAAGCAAGGCTATCAGTTCAGCCTGCATTTCCCCTCGTATTACCCGATCCTGCAATTCGCCGACCAGCGCTCGCTGCGCGAAACCATTTATCGCGCCAACGCCACCAAGGCGTCCGACATGGGCGTCGATTTCAGCGAAAAAGATAAATGGGACAACGGGGCCAACATCAGCACCTTGCTGAGATTGCGCGACGAAGAAGCCAGGATGCTCGGTTATAAAAACTTCGCCGAAGTGTCGCTGGTGCCGAAGATGGCGCAAAGCCCGGAACAGGTGATCGCCTTCCTGGAAGACCTGGCCACCCGCGCGCGCCCGTACGCCGAACAGGACCTGACCGAATTGCGCGCCTTCGCCAGCGAAGAACTGGGCCTGGCCGAATTGGCCGCGTGGGACATGCCGTACGCGTCGGAAAAACTGCAAGAACGCCGCTACGCTTTTTCGGCCCAAGAAGTCAAACAATACTTCCCTGAACACAAAGTCATCGCCGGCCTGTTCCGCGTGGTGCAAAGCCTGTTCTCGGTCTCCATCGTCGCGGACCAGGCCAGCACCTGGCATCCATCGGTGCGCTTCTACCGCATCGAACGCGATGGCGAGCTGGTCGGCCAGTTCTACCTCGACCTGTACGCGCGCGCCGGCAAGGCTGGCGGCGCGTGGATGGACGACGCGCGCGGCCGGCGCCGCATGCCGGACGGCAAGCTGCAAACCCCGGTGGCCTACCTGACCTGCAATTTCACCGAACCGGCCGTCATCGACGGCGCACTGCAGCCATCGCTGTTCACGCACGATGAAGTGATCACGCTGTTCCACGAATTCGGCCACGGCTTGCACCACATGCTGACACAGATCGATGAAATCAGCGTGTCCGGCATCCTCGGCGTCGAATGGGATGCGGTCGAATTGCCGTCGCAATTCATGGAAAATTTCTGCTGGGAATGGGAAGTGCTGGAACACATGACGGCCCACGTCAAGACCGGCGAACCGCTGCCGCGCGCACTGTACGACAAGATGCTGGCAGCCAAGAACTTCCAGTCCGGCCTGCAAACCCTGCGCCATGTCGAGTTTTCGCTGCACGATATGCATTTGCACTACGACTACGATCCAAACAGCGGCAAGACCGTGCAGGAAGTGATCGACGACGTGCGGCGCAAGTTCTCGGTGATGATACCGCCAGCCTACAACCGCTTCCAGAATGCCTTCGGCCACATCTTCGCCGGCGGCTACGCGGCCGGTTATTACAGCTACAAATGGGCCGAAGTGCTGTCGGCCGACGCGTACAGCGCGTTTGAAGAAGCGGCCGCGCTGGGCGGCGGCGTGATGTCGGCTGAAACCGGCAAACGCTTCCAGCAAGAAATCCTGGCGGTCGGCGGTTCGCGGCCGGCGCTGGAATCATTCACCGCCTTCCGCGGCCGCGAACCGAGCATCGACGCCTTGCTGCGCCACAGCGGCATGGCGGCTTGA
- the folD gene encoding bifunctional methylenetetrahydrofolate dehydrogenase/methenyltetrahydrofolate cyclohydrolase FolD, with product MPAQLIDGIQLSQKLRAEIATRAAALTAKGSQPGLAVILVGEDPASQVYVRNKVKACGDVGFHSVLEKYEADLSEAALLERIAALNADPAIHGILVQMPLPKHINPHKVIEAIATTKDVDGYSVLSAGELLTGLPGFRPCTPYGCMKLIESTGVDLRGKHAVVIGRSNTVGKPMALLLLQANATVTICHSATPDLGHYTRNADIVVAAVGRRNTLTADMVRPGAIVIDVGMNRDDAGKLCGDVDFAGVREVASHITPVPGGVGPMTITMLLMNTVEAAERI from the coding sequence ATGCCAGCTCAATTGATAGACGGAATCCAACTCTCCCAAAAACTGCGCGCCGAAATCGCCACGCGCGCCGCCGCGCTGACCGCCAAGGGCAGCCAGCCGGGCCTGGCCGTGATACTGGTCGGAGAAGATCCTGCCAGCCAGGTATATGTGCGCAACAAGGTCAAGGCGTGCGGCGACGTCGGATTCCACTCGGTACTGGAAAAATACGAAGCCGACCTGAGCGAAGCCGCCTTGCTGGAACGCATCGCCGCGCTGAACGCCGATCCGGCCATCCACGGCATCCTGGTGCAGATGCCGCTGCCAAAACACATCAACCCGCACAAAGTGATCGAAGCGATCGCCACCACCAAGGACGTCGACGGTTATTCCGTATTGAGCGCCGGCGAATTGCTGACCGGCTTGCCGGGCTTCCGCCCTTGCACCCCGTATGGCTGCATGAAACTGATCGAAAGCACCGGCGTCGATCTGCGCGGCAAGCACGCGGTAGTGATCGGCCGCAGCAACACGGTCGGCAAACCAATGGCGCTGCTGCTCTTGCAAGCCAACGCCACCGTCACCATCTGCCATAGTGCCACCCCGGATCTGGGCCATTACACCCGCAACGCCGATATCGTGGTCGCCGCCGTCGGCCGCCGCAACACGCTGACCGCCGACATGGTGCGCCCCGGCGCGATCGTGATCGACGTCGGCATGAACCGCGACGACGCCGGCAAGCTGTGCGGCGACGTGGACTTTGCCGGCGTCAGGGAAGTCGCTTCGCACATCACCCCGGTACCGGGTGGCGTCGGTCCGATGACCATCACCATGTTGCTGATGAACACGGTGGAAGCGGCGGAACGGATCTGA
- the aceE gene encoding pyruvate dehydrogenase (acetyl-transferring), homodimeric type — translation MSEQINQVTAQPALDPDTQETKEWLDALEAVLENEGPERAHYLMEKLVDLARRRGSQIPFSSNTAYVNTIPTHLEAHCPGNLEYEERLRSWMRWNAMAMVVKANRADGDLGGHLSSFASLANMLGIGFNHFWHAPTLDHGGDLLYIQGHSSPGIYARAFLEGRLSEDQLLNFRKEVDGKGLSSYPHPKLMPDFWQFPTVSMGLGPHMAIYQARFLKYLHARGIAKTDNRKVWAFCGDGEMDEPESLGAIGLAARDMLDNLVIVVNCNLQRLDGPVRGNTKIIQELEGEFRGAGWNVVKVIWGPGWDALLAQDKEGILQQVMMDTVDGEYQNFKAKDGAYVRKHFFGKHPKLLEMVANMSDDDIWRLTRGGHDPHKIYAAFKVAQETKGQPTVLLVKTVKGYGMGKSGEARNTAHQTKKLDDEAIREMRDRFSLPIPDDKLADIPFFKPADDAPEMVYLHERRKALGGYLPQRRRQAEETLPVPALDVFKNVLEATPEGREISTTQAFVRVISTLLKDPNLGQRVVPILVDESRTFGMEGLFRQIGIYNPKGQLYEPVDKDQVMYYREDKAGQILQEGINEAGGMSSWIAAATSYSTNDRIMIPFYTFYSMFGFQRIGDQVWAASDMRARGFLMGGTAGRTTLNGEGLQHEDGHSHIFAATIPTCMPYDPTFSHEVAVIIQDGLRRMVANQEDVFYYITIMNENYAQPGIKPGQEAGILKGMYKLQEGQADAKLRVQLIGCGTILRESIAAAELLQSDWGVAADIWSAPSLTLVARDGQDAERWNMVNPSQPQRVPYVTSLLQDSQGPIVATTDYMRAFAEQIRAFMPKGRTYKVLGTDGFGRSDSREKLREFFEVNRYYVTVAALKSLADEGKIEVAVVEQAIAKYGINANKPNPVTQ, via the coding sequence ATGTCAGAGCAAATCAATCAGGTGACGGCGCAACCCGCCCTGGACCCGGATACGCAGGAAACCAAAGAATGGCTGGACGCGCTTGAAGCGGTGCTGGAAAATGAAGGCCCCGAGCGCGCGCACTACCTGATGGAAAAGCTGGTCGATCTGGCGCGCCGCCGCGGCTCGCAAATCCCGTTCTCCAGCAATACCGCCTACGTCAACACCATCCCGACCCACCTCGAAGCACACTGCCCGGGCAACCTGGAATACGAAGAGCGCCTGCGCTCGTGGATGCGCTGGAACGCGATGGCGATGGTGGTCAAGGCCAACCGCGCCGACGGCGACCTGGGCGGCCACTTGTCGAGCTTCGCCTCGCTGGCCAATATGCTGGGCATCGGCTTCAACCATTTTTGGCACGCGCCGACCCTTGATCACGGCGGTGACCTGCTGTACATCCAGGGTCACTCGTCGCCCGGCATCTACGCGCGAGCCTTCCTCGAAGGCCGCTTGAGCGAAGACCAGTTGCTGAACTTCCGCAAGGAAGTCGACGGCAAGGGCCTGTCCTCGTACCCGCATCCTAAATTGATGCCGGACTTTTGGCAGTTCCCGACCGTGTCGATGGGCCTCGGGCCGCACATGGCGATCTACCAGGCGCGCTTCCTGAAGTACCTGCACGCACGCGGCATCGCCAAGACCGACAACCGCAAGGTGTGGGCATTCTGCGGCGACGGCGAGATGGACGAGCCGGAATCGCTGGGCGCGATCGGCCTGGCCGCGCGCGACATGCTGGACAACCTGGTCATCGTGGTCAACTGCAACCTGCAGCGCCTGGACGGCCCGGTACGCGGCAATACCAAGATCATCCAGGAACTGGAAGGCGAATTCCGCGGCGCCGGCTGGAACGTCGTCAAGGTCATCTGGGGTCCGGGCTGGGACGCGCTGCTGGCGCAAGACAAGGAAGGCATCCTGCAGCAAGTGATGATGGATACCGTCGACGGCGAGTACCAGAACTTCAAGGCCAAGGACGGCGCCTACGTGCGCAAGCACTTCTTCGGCAAGCATCCGAAGCTGCTGGAAATGGTCGCCAACATGAGCGACGACGACATCTGGCGCCTGACCCGCGGCGGCCACGATCCGCACAAGATCTACGCCGCCTTCAAGGTCGCCCAGGAAACCAAGGGCCAGCCTACCGTGCTGCTGGTGAAAACCGTCAAGGGCTACGGCATGGGCAAGTCCGGCGAAGCGCGCAACACCGCGCACCAGACCAAGAAACTGGACGACGAGGCGATCCGCGAAATGCGCGACCGTTTCTCGCTGCCGATCCCGGACGACAAGCTGGCCGATATCCCGTTCTTCAAGCCTGCCGACGATGCGCCGGAAATGGTCTACCTGCACGAGCGCCGCAAGGCGCTGGGCGGCTACCTGCCGCAGCGCCGCCGGCAAGCGGAAGAAACCCTGCCGGTGCCGGCCCTGGACGTGTTCAAGAACGTGCTGGAAGCGACGCCTGAAGGCCGTGAAATCTCGACCACCCAGGCCTTCGTGCGCGTCATTTCGACGCTGCTGAAAGACCCGAACCTGGGGCAGCGCGTGGTGCCTATCCTGGTCGATGAGTCGCGCACCTTCGGCATGGAGGGCCTGTTCCGCCAGATCGGCATCTACAACCCGAAAGGCCAGTTGTACGAGCCGGTCGATAAAGACCAGGTGATGTACTACCGCGAAGACAAGGCCGGCCAGATCCTGCAAGAAGGCATCAACGAAGCGGGCGGCATGAGCTCGTGGATCGCCGCCGCGACGTCGTATTCGACCAACGACCGCATCATGATCCCGTTCTACACCTTCTACTCGATGTTCGGCTTCCAGCGCATCGGCGACCAGGTGTGGGCCGCCAGCGACATGCGCGCACGCGGCTTCCTGATGGGCGGCACCGCCGGCCGCACCACGCTGAACGGCGAAGGCTTGCAGCACGAAGACGGCCACAGCCATATCTTCGCCGCGACCATCCCGACCTGCATGCCGTACGATCCGACCTTCAGCCATGAAGTCGCGGTCATCATCCAGGACGGCTTGCGCCGCATGGTCGCCAACCAGGAAGATGTGTTCTACTACATCACGATCATGAACGAGAACTACGCCCAGCCAGGCATCAAGCCAGGCCAGGAAGCGGGTATCTTGAAGGGCATGTACAAGCTGCAGGAAGGTCAGGCCGACGCCAAGCTGCGCGTGCAGCTGATCGGTTGCGGCACCATCCTGCGCGAATCGATCGCCGCCGCCGAATTGTTGCAAAGCGACTGGGGCGTGGCCGCCGATATCTGGTCGGCGCCATCGCTGACGCTGGTGGCCCGCGACGGCCAGGACGCCGAACGCTGGAACATGGTCAACCCTAGCCAGCCGCAACGCGTGCCGTACGTCACGTCGCTGCTGCAGGACAGCCAGGGCCCGATCGTCGCCACCACCGACTACATGCGCGCATTCGCCGAACAGATCCGCGCCTTCATGCCGAAGGGCCGCACCTATAAAGTGCTGGGCACCGATGGTTTCGGCCGCTCGGACAGCCGCGAGAAACTGCGCGAGTTCTTTGAAGTGAACCGTTATTAT